From one Bacteroides intestinalis DSM 17393 genomic stretch:
- a CDS encoding cation:proton antiporter domain-containing protein, giving the protein MSHLATLINDLALILICAGVMTLLFKKLKQPLVLGYVVAGFLASPHMPYTPSVMDTANIQTWADIGVIFLLFALGLEFSFKKIVKVGGAAIIAACTIIFCMILLGITVGTGFGWQRMDSIFLGGMIAMSSTTIIYKAFDDLGMRKKQFTGLVLSVLILEDILAIVLMVMLSTMAVRHNFEGSEMLESIGKLLFFLILWFVVGIYLIPELLKRCRKLMSEETLLIVSLGLCFGMVVMAARTGFSAAFGAFIMGSILAETVEAESIERLVKPVKDLFGAVFFVSVGMMVDPAMIVEYALPIIVITLAVIFGQSLFGTLGVLLAGQPLKTAMQCGFSLTQIGEFAFIIASLGVSLHVTSDFLYPIVVAVSVITTFLTPYMIRFAEPASNFVDTHLPVKWKNFLLHYSSGSQTMNHESLWKKLILALTRITIVYSIVSIAVVALAFRFLVPLFLEHIPGIWGRLLAAVVIILFISPFLRAIMIKKNHSAEFVTLWNDSRGNRAPLVATIVIRILIAVSFVMFVISGLFKVSVGLLLGVAVLLVIMMILSRQLKKQSIMIERKFFQNLRYRDMRAEYMGEKKPEYAGRLLSRDLHLTDFEVPGESAWAGKTLAELNFGKKYGIHVVSILRGRKRINIPGASVRLFPEDKIQVIGTDEELNQFSSEMEKAAILETDVVEKSEMILRQFRVDAHSIFLGKTMRESGIREQYHCLIVGVERGEETLHAPDPHEPFMEDDVVWIVGENADVYKLVGQKNENVDME; this is encoded by the coding sequence ATGTCACATTTAGCTACTTTGATAAATGATTTAGCGTTGATACTGATTTGTGCAGGAGTCATGACGCTATTGTTCAAGAAACTGAAACAACCATTGGTCTTGGGGTATGTAGTGGCAGGTTTCCTGGCGAGTCCTCATATGCCATATACCCCTTCTGTAATGGATACGGCGAATATTCAGACCTGGGCAGATATTGGTGTAATCTTTCTTTTATTTGCATTGGGACTGGAGTTTAGCTTCAAGAAAATTGTGAAAGTGGGCGGCGCAGCTATCATTGCTGCCTGTACCATTATATTTTGTATGATCCTTTTGGGGATTACTGTAGGTACAGGCTTTGGTTGGCAACGTATGGATAGCATCTTCCTGGGGGGTATGATTGCGATGTCTTCTACAACTATTATTTATAAGGCATTTGATGATCTGGGAATGCGCAAGAAACAATTCACGGGGTTAGTGCTCAGTGTGCTGATACTGGAAGATATTCTTGCTATTGTGCTGATGGTAATGCTGTCTACCATGGCAGTGAGGCATAATTTCGAAGGATCGGAAATGCTGGAAAGTATTGGAAAACTTCTCTTTTTTCTGATACTTTGGTTTGTGGTAGGCATCTATCTGATACCGGAATTACTGAAACGTTGTCGCAAATTGATGAGTGAGGAAACATTGCTTATCGTTTCGTTGGGCCTCTGTTTCGGAATGGTGGTTATGGCTGCCCGTACAGGGTTTTCCGCAGCTTTCGGTGCCTTTATTATGGGTTCTATTTTGGCCGAAACGGTAGAAGCGGAGAGTATTGAACGACTGGTAAAGCCGGTGAAGGATCTTTTTGGAGCTGTATTCTTTGTGTCGGTAGGTATGATGGTTGATCCTGCCATGATTGTGGAGTATGCGCTTCCGATTATAGTGATCACCTTGGCAGTAATTTTTGGGCAATCCTTATTCGGTACATTGGGAGTTCTGCTGGCAGGGCAACCTTTGAAAACGGCTATGCAGTGTGGTTTCAGTCTGACTCAGATTGGTGAGTTTGCTTTTATTATAGCATCTTTGGGTGTATCCCTCCATGTGACGAGTGATTTTCTATATCCCATTGTAGTAGCGGTTTCGGTTATTACTACTTTCCTCACCCCTTATATGATTCGTTTTGCCGAACCGGCTTCTAATTTCGTTGATACGCATTTGCCAGTCAAATGGAAAAACTTTTTGTTGCATTATTCTTCCGGTTCTCAGACCATGAATCATGAGAGTTTATGGAAGAAACTTATTCTGGCTTTGACGAGAATTACGATTGTTTATTCCATAGTCAGCATTGCAGTAGTTGCTTTGGCTTTCCGCTTTCTTGTTCCGTTGTTTCTGGAACATATACCCGGCATTTGGGGAAGATTGCTTGCAGCAGTGGTGATCATTTTGTTTATTTCACCTTTCTTGCGGGCTATTATGATTAAAAAGAATCATTCTGCTGAGTTTGTTACTTTATGGAATGATAGCCGGGGAAATCGTGCACCGCTGGTGGCAACTATTGTTATCCGTATATTGATAGCTGTTTCATTTGTAATGTTTGTGATATCCGGTTTGTTTAAAGTTTCTGTCGGCCTGTTGCTGGGGGTAGCGGTTTTGCTGGTTATAATGATGATATTATCCCGTCAACTGAAGAAGCAGTCTATCATGATAGAACGGAAGTTTTTTCAGAATCTTCGTTATCGTGATATGCGTGCTGAATATATGGGCGAGAAAAAGCCGGAGTATGCCGGGCGTCTGCTATCCCGTGATCTGCACCTGACGGATTTTGAAGTACCTGGTGAGTCGGCATGGGCAGGGAAAACACTTGCAGAACTCAATTTCGGAAAGAAATATGGCATACATGTAGTCTCTATTCTCCGTGGAAGGAAGAGAATTAATATACCGGGAGCTTCCGTGCGCCTTTTCCCGGAAGATAAAATACAGGTTATAGGTACGGATGAAGAGCTGAATCAGTTTAGTTCGGAGATGGAGAAAGCAGCGATCTTAGAAACAGATGTAGTTGAAAAGAGTGAGATGATTTTGCGTCAGTTCCGTGTAGATGCCCACTCCATATTTTTAGGTAAGACGATGCGTGAATCCGGTATTCGTGAGCAGTATCATTGTCTTATTGTAGGTGTGGAGAGGGGAGAGGAAACTTTGCACGCGCCCGACCCGCATGAACCATTTATGGAAGATGACGTGGTCTGGATAGTAGGAGAAAATGCAGATGTGTATAAATTAGTGGGACAAAAGAATGAGAATGTCGACATGGAATAA
- a CDS encoding thioredoxin family protein, with protein sequence MEEKKEVREERNKEKLANADWVMAEFYATWCPHCKRMQTIVEEFKKSVKGILEVVQIDIDQESALADLYTIETVPTFILIRKGEQLWRQSGEMPLERLEKTVKDLKS encoded by the coding sequence ATGGAAGAAAAGAAAGAAGTACGTGAAGAAAGAAATAAAGAGAAGTTGGCTAATGCAGATTGGGTTATGGCAGAATTTTATGCAACCTGGTGTCCGCATTGCAAACGAATGCAAACCATTGTAGAGGAATTTAAGAAATCAGTGAAAGGAATCCTTGAAGTGGTGCAAATTGATATCGACCAGGAAAGTGCGCTTGCTGATTTGTATACTATCGAAACAGTTCCTACATTTATATTAATAAGGAAAGGTGAACAACTTTGGAGACAATCAGGAGAAATGCCTCTCGAAAGGTTAGAGAAAACAGTGAAAGATCTTAAATCCTAA
- a CDS encoding DUF6078 family protein, which yields MKPDFDYSEVPYAFAHCFNTKCPRAAKCLRYLVTSYIPLQLTVVCVVNPALTASQEVEPCSFFIPDRMKRYASGITHLLDKIPHAEALVIKREIYNFLGRNMYYRIKNHERLATPAQQEHIRQIFLNHGIKEEPVYDTYVEKYDWE from the coding sequence ATGAAACCCGATTTTGACTACAGCGAGGTGCCTTACGCCTTCGCTCATTGCTTTAACACAAAATGTCCACGCGCCGCCAAATGTCTGCGTTACCTGGTAACCTCCTACATTCCTTTGCAGCTCACCGTTGTTTGTGTTGTGAATCCTGCTCTCACAGCTTCTCAGGAAGTTGAACCCTGTTCCTTTTTTATACCTGATCGTATGAAACGCTATGCCTCAGGTATCACTCATCTGCTGGATAAGATTCCGCATGCCGAAGCTCTTGTCATTAAACGTGAGATTTATAATTTCCTTGGCAGAAATATGTATTATCGCATCAAAAACCATGAACGTCTTGCTACTCCTGCCCAGCAGGAGCACATTCGTCAGATTTTCCTTAATCATGGAATCAAGGAAGAACCTGTGTATGACACGTATGTGGAGAAGTATGATTGGGAGTAA
- a CDS encoding triple tyrosine motif-containing protein has protein sequence MMRISSYFLYVTLFFLLLLPLGKAVAGWNSFIVNFDKSLYGKGAQTWKIAPYDDHWVYFANKNGMVQFDGNVWTVFPMNNFSDVRSVLASTTQKRIYAGGINEFGYYEPSEDGELVYHCMSDTLERDCRFVGNVWGIHEADNILYIQGDDRVVKYLNGKYTAIEMNAKIDCSNMVNGILYIGTDHGVWVLVGNTFFPLQGADILASNRIRGIIPHKGGGVIVVTAYNGLFYCNGRTTVPFVTGAEDFMCENEVFCVAAQDDKIALGTIHKGLLLIDCSTMDVKYFNENNGLRNNTVLSVAFDSRGNLWAGLDSGVDYVSLSSSFTNLYSYPYSYGTGYTAAMEDGYLYLGTNRGLYYTSYPVRLNGNLPDIHPIPQSSGQVWNLCKIGDDLFCLHDRGIFQIKGTNMYRITDITGAWYCQEVMGYPDRMYVGVYNGLYLLEKQSGEWRVLCKIDGFQDSCRLFEQESAKVLWIYNSGSITRVELSEELTRQISVKSYGVEEGFPVERQIYVAKIEGRVYFTTPHGIYKYNVHKDMMEPCSDLNNLLNGAVPYTRLLEYHERLISLSPHEICIANLGTYKRGANTSINPIRQSFLELGQDYEAIIPLSDSLMVIPNEEGFALFTVPEVRHRQDLTHSVYIRNMYLTYPKDSLVYTANFLGKKPSLLVDYTSNSVRFEYGLAFFDLDGDDIRFQYRLNKGVWSDYTTVRIKEYSNLSEGDYTFEVKVIYPDGTTSSDELSFRILPPWYRSVAAYVCYIILAFLGLWYIYRWDDIRVKRKKEQAVVEKDKELHEMEKEFEADKARREKQIVQLEKEKLEYDLQHKSQEMANLMINFVRKNEMLTEIKSEIIKVASSLRGEGAREGKQLLLVINSKIDSNIQSDEVLKRIEDQFDLIHNNFMKRLHVRHPDLSNNERMMCAYLKMNLSTKEIAPLLNISVRGVETIRYRLRKKFGLEREDSLTDYLSNQL, from the coding sequence ATGATGCGGATATCCTCTTATTTCCTATATGTAACTCTATTTTTTCTTCTTTTACTCCCTTTGGGTAAGGCAGTTGCCGGTTGGAATAGCTTCATTGTTAATTTCGATAAAAGCCTTTATGGTAAAGGTGCTCAGACTTGGAAAATAGCTCCTTATGATGATCATTGGGTGTACTTTGCAAATAAGAACGGTATGGTGCAGTTTGATGGAAACGTCTGGACGGTATTTCCGATGAATAACTTTTCTGATGTACGTTCTGTACTGGCATCGACTACCCAAAAGCGTATCTATGCAGGTGGTATTAATGAGTTCGGGTATTATGAACCGTCGGAAGATGGAGAGTTGGTCTATCATTGTATGTCCGATACGCTGGAAAGAGATTGCCGTTTTGTTGGTAATGTCTGGGGAATCCACGAAGCTGATAATATTCTTTATATACAAGGTGATGATCGTGTAGTGAAATATCTGAATGGTAAATACACCGCTATTGAAATGAATGCTAAAATAGATTGTTCCAATATGGTAAATGGCATTCTTTATATAGGTACTGATCATGGCGTGTGGGTATTGGTTGGAAATACTTTCTTCCCTTTACAGGGGGCTGATATTCTGGCTTCCAATCGTATCCGTGGAATTATTCCTCATAAAGGTGGTGGTGTTATTGTGGTTACTGCTTACAATGGCTTGTTTTATTGCAACGGGCGTACCACAGTACCTTTTGTCACTGGTGCCGAAGATTTTATGTGTGAAAATGAAGTTTTCTGTGTGGCTGCTCAGGATGATAAAATTGCTCTGGGAACTATTCATAAAGGTCTGTTATTGATAGATTGCTCCACGATGGACGTAAAATACTTCAATGAGAATAACGGATTACGTAATAATACAGTGCTTTCTGTAGCCTTTGATAGCCGGGGTAACTTGTGGGCAGGGCTGGATAGCGGTGTGGACTATGTTTCTTTAAGTTCCTCTTTCACCAATCTATATTCGTATCCTTATTCTTATGGTACAGGTTATACGGCTGCTATGGAAGACGGCTATTTGTATCTGGGAACTAATCGTGGTCTTTATTATACCTCTTATCCGGTGCGGTTGAACGGTAATTTGCCGGATATCCATCCCATCCCCCAATCCAGTGGTCAGGTCTGGAATCTTTGTAAGATTGGAGATGATCTCTTTTGCCTGCACGACCGGGGCATTTTTCAAATAAAAGGTACGAACATGTACCGAATCACAGATATCACGGGCGCCTGGTATTGCCAGGAAGTAATGGGATATCCTGATCGTATGTATGTCGGTGTCTATAACGGCCTTTATCTTTTGGAGAAGCAATCGGGAGAGTGGCGTGTACTTTGCAAGATAGATGGCTTTCAGGACTCGTGCCGTCTGTTTGAACAAGAATCAGCAAAAGTATTGTGGATATATAATTCCGGTAGCATTACCCGTGTTGAATTAAGTGAAGAACTAACCCGCCAAATCAGCGTGAAATCTTATGGTGTGGAAGAAGGGTTTCCGGTGGAACGCCAGATTTACGTTGCTAAAATAGAAGGGCGTGTTTATTTTACTACTCCTCACGGCATCTATAAATATAATGTCCACAAGGATATGATGGAACCATGTAGTGACCTGAATAATTTGTTAAATGGTGCTGTCCCTTATACCCGATTGCTGGAATATCACGAACGTCTTATCAGTCTGAGTCCCCATGAGATCTGTATAGCTAATCTGGGAACTTATAAAAGAGGAGCCAATACCAGTATCAACCCTATCCGCCAGTCTTTTCTTGAACTGGGACAGGATTATGAGGCAATCATTCCTTTGTCCGATTCGCTCATGGTAATTCCCAATGAAGAAGGTTTTGCTTTGTTTACGGTTCCCGAAGTGAGGCATAGGCAAGATCTGACTCATTCTGTATATATAAGGAATATGTATCTTACTTATCCTAAGGATTCACTGGTGTATACAGCTAATTTTTTAGGAAAAAAGCCTTCCCTCCTGGTTGACTACACATCAAATTCCGTTCGTTTTGAATATGGACTTGCCTTTTTTGATTTGGATGGTGATGATATTCGTTTTCAGTATCGCTTAAATAAGGGAGTCTGGTCCGACTATACTACTGTGCGTATTAAAGAGTATAGCAATCTTTCTGAAGGTGACTATACTTTTGAGGTGAAGGTTATTTATCCGGATGGCACTACCTCGTCGGATGAACTCTCTTTTCGTATCCTTCCGCCGTGGTATCGTAGTGTAGCTGCTTATGTCTGTTATATTATTCTTGCATTCTTAGGTTTGTGGTATATTTACCGTTGGGATGATATTCGTGTGAAGCGTAAAAAAGAGCAGGCAGTTGTAGAAAAAGATAAGGAACTGCATGAAATGGAAAAGGAGTTTGAAGCTGATAAAGCTCGCCGTGAAAAGCAGATCGTACAGCTGGAAAAAGAAAAGTTGGAATATGACCTTCAGCACAAAAGCCAGGAGATGGCCAACCTGATGATAAACTTTGTTCGCAAAAATGAGATGCTGACCGAGATTAAATCGGAGATCATCAAAGTGGCTTCTTCGTTGAGAGGAGAGGGGGCTCGCGAAGGCAAGCAACTCCTTTTAGTCATCAATAGCAAGATAGATTCCAATATCCAGAGCGATGAAGTTTTGAAGCGTATCGAAGATCAATTCGATTTGATTCATAATAATTTCATGAAGCGGCTTCATGTCCGTCATCCCGATCTCTCTAATAATGAACGCATGATGTGTGCCTATTTGAAGATGAATCTCTCCACTAAGGAAATTGCTCCTTTGCTGAATATCTCCGTTCGTGGTGTCGAAACCATTCGCTACCGCCTGCGTAAGAAGTTTGGTTTGGAGCGTGAAGATAGCTTGACGGATTATTTGAGTAATCAACTGTAG
- a CDS encoding DUF4199 domain-containing protein codes for MTENKGYLQRYAMLFGTYLGGFWILKFILFPLGISVPFLFSIFIGLTLCVPFMAYYYVRMYRNMVCGGTISFLHAWIFTVFMYMFAALLTAVAHYIYIRFIDQGFILNSYETMLNSWEITYKAVPGIDAYIEQLREGLSQVRSLTPIEITMQMMSMNVFVGSLLAIPTALFVMKRPPADYIGGR; via the coding sequence ATGACAGAAAACAAAGGTTACTTGCAACGATATGCCATGTTGTTCGGCACTTATTTGGGCGGTTTTTGGATTTTGAAATTCATACTGTTCCCTCTGGGTATTAGCGTACCATTTCTCTTTTCCATTTTTATAGGACTAACTTTATGTGTGCCCTTTATGGCGTATTATTACGTGCGCATGTACCGGAACATGGTATGTGGCGGGACAATAAGTTTTCTTCATGCATGGATTTTCACCGTATTTATGTATATGTTTGCCGCATTGCTTACAGCCGTGGCACATTATATATATATCCGCTTTATTGACCAAGGGTTTATATTGAATTCCTATGAAACGATGTTGAACTCTTGGGAAATTACATATAAAGCAGTGCCCGGCATTGATGCATATATTGAACAATTAAGGGAAGGCTTAAGCCAGGTGCGTTCACTGACTCCGATAGAAATCACGATGCAAATGATGTCGATGAATGTTTTTGTGGGATCATTACTTGCCATTCCCACCGCTTTGTTCGTTATGAAGCGCCCACCGGCAGATTATATCGGAGGAAGATAA
- a CDS encoding glycosyltransferase family 2 protein, giving the protein MDISVVVPLYNEEESLPELYAWIERVMKAHGFSYEVIFVNDGSTDRSWQIIEELSRESDAVHGIKFRRNYGKSPALYCGFEKAQGDVVITMDADLQDSPDEIPELYRMITEDDYDLVSGWKRKRYDPLSKTIPTKIFNATARKVSGIKNLHDFNCGLKAYKKDVVKNIEVYGEMHRYIPYLAKNAGFKKIGEKIVQHQARKFGKTKFGGLNRFFNGYLDLISLWFLSAFGVKPMHFFGLLGSLMFIFGFIAVVIVGVTKLYQMHSGMPYRLVTDSPYFYLSLTAMIIGTQLFLAGFLGELISRNAPERNKYQIEKTI; this is encoded by the coding sequence ATGGATATTTCAGTTGTCGTTCCTTTGTATAATGAAGAAGAATCACTTCCGGAACTGTACGCATGGATTGAACGGGTGATGAAAGCCCACGGCTTTTCATACGAAGTTATTTTCGTGAATGACGGAAGTACCGACCGCTCCTGGCAAATTATCGAAGAACTGAGTCGAGAATCAGATGCAGTACATGGCATTAAGTTCCGCCGTAATTATGGCAAATCTCCGGCATTATATTGTGGCTTTGAAAAGGCACAAGGAGATGTTGTCATTACAATGGATGCAGATTTACAGGATAGCCCGGACGAAATACCCGAACTATACCGGATGATAACAGAGGATGATTACGACCTGGTATCCGGCTGGAAAAGGAAACGTTACGATCCGCTTTCAAAAACCATTCCTACAAAAATATTCAATGCAACGGCACGCAAAGTATCCGGTATCAAAAACCTGCACGACTTTAATTGCGGCTTGAAAGCCTACAAAAAAGATGTGGTGAAGAACATTGAAGTGTATGGCGAAATGCATCGTTATATCCCCTACCTTGCCAAGAATGCCGGTTTCAAAAAGATCGGAGAAAAGATTGTTCAACACCAGGCACGCAAATTCGGCAAGACGAAGTTCGGCGGTTTGAATCGTTTCTTTAATGGATACCTGGACCTGATCTCACTTTGGTTCCTGTCAGCCTTCGGAGTAAAACCGATGCACTTCTTCGGACTTCTCGGTTCACTTATGTTCATCTTCGGCTTTATTGCAGTAGTCATTGTAGGCGTTACAAAACTATACCAAATGCATAGCGGGATGCCTTACCGTTTGGTTACCGACTCCCCCTACTTCTACTTATCGCTGACCGCCATGATTATCGGAACACAATTGTTCCTTGCCGGCTTCCTTGGCGAACTGATTTCACGCAATGCCCCTGAACGAAATAAATATCAAATAGAAAAAACAATATAA
- a CDS encoding DUF6452 family protein, with protein MRKLVKLILLCLIAYPIISIVSSCSEEEDCSMNARPMMQCYLYKIDGETERVVNDTLDSLTITAFGTDSIILNNQKRVHGLSLPLRYTADSTVLVFHYSKDVKIKKDTIVIRQKNTPYFLSMDCGYQMKQSITGRSYSRHLLDSIYIQTAEVSIYGTENLKLFYRN; from the coding sequence ATGAGAAAATTAGTAAAACTGATATTGCTTTGTCTGATTGCTTATCCTATTATCAGTATCGTTTCTTCCTGTTCGGAAGAAGAAGACTGCTCAATGAATGCACGTCCGATGATGCAATGCTATCTTTATAAAATAGACGGAGAGACAGAAAGAGTTGTGAATGATACTCTTGACTCGCTCACCATCACCGCATTCGGTACAGATTCTATCATCCTCAATAACCAGAAGAGAGTACACGGATTATCATTACCACTACGCTATACGGCAGACTCCACCGTACTGGTATTCCATTATAGCAAAGACGTTAAGATTAAAAAAGATACGATTGTCATCCGCCAGAAGAATACGCCTTATTTCCTTTCAATGGATTGCGGCTATCAGATGAAACAAAGCATCACAGGCAGATCATATAGCCGTCATCTACTTGACTCCATATATATTCAAACAGCAGAAGTAAGCATTTATGGAACGGAAAATCTTAAGCTCTTTTATCGTAATTAA
- a CDS encoding DUF6048 family protein, producing MERKILSSFIVINLVLCLLAGFPVQAQNSNRPPASNPPKEQKKEVDEEAFPLYNGVTVSVDLWGIGSKAFGSDFLSSEVAVDVNLKNRFFPIVELGYGGTDAWNDNGTHYKSNAPYFRIGMNYNALFKKKFKNYLFVGLRYAMSSFKYDIATLSVDDPIYGGGIGNPNQVDDIWGGSLPFNHKGMKGSMQWFEFCVGIRAHIWKELYMGWGLRFKFRTSSSTGEYGDPWYVPGFGKYGSNTMGVTYTITYKLPF from the coding sequence ATGGAACGGAAAATCTTAAGCTCTTTTATCGTAATTAATCTGGTGCTTTGTTTGTTGGCCGGATTTCCGGTACAAGCACAAAACAGCAACCGTCCTCCTGCCTCTAATCCGCCGAAAGAGCAAAAGAAAGAAGTGGATGAGGAAGCTTTCCCGCTATACAATGGCGTGACCGTCAGTGTTGATTTATGGGGTATCGGAAGCAAAGCTTTCGGAAGTGATTTTTTAAGTTCGGAAGTAGCGGTGGATGTTAATCTCAAAAACCGTTTCTTCCCGATAGTAGAACTTGGATATGGCGGCACCGATGCATGGAATGACAATGGTACCCACTACAAGAGTAATGCGCCTTATTTCCGTATCGGAATGAATTACAACGCTCTTTTCAAAAAGAAATTCAAGAATTACCTGTTTGTGGGACTACGTTACGCCATGAGTAGTTTCAAGTATGATATAGCAACCCTATCGGTAGATGATCCTATCTATGGCGGAGGCATTGGTAATCCGAACCAGGTAGATGACATCTGGGGTGGAAGCTTACCCTTCAACCACAAAGGAATGAAAGGATCCATGCAATGGTTTGAATTTTGTGTCGGCATTCGTGCACATATATGGAAAGAACTCTATATGGGCTGGGGATTGCGCTTCAAATTCCGCACAAGTTCATCTACAGGAGAATACGGAGATCCCTGGTATGTACCCGGATTCGGCAAATATGGCTCCAACACAATGGGCGTAACTTATACAATCACTTATAAACTACCATTCTAA
- a CDS encoding manganese efflux pump MntP, whose protein sequence is MTGLEIWLLAVGLAMDCFAVSIASGILLKRTLWRPMLTMAFFFGLFQAIMPLLGWIGAITFSHLIESLDHWIAFAILAFLGGRMVRESFKDEDCKKEYDPKSLKVVLALAVATSIDALAIGVSFAFLGMRDFSEILPPISIIGFVSFAMSLIGLLFGIRFGCGIARRLRAELWGGIILIIIGTKILIEHLFFS, encoded by the coding sequence ATGACCGGATTAGAGATTTGGCTTCTTGCCGTGGGACTCGCGATGGATTGTTTCGCCGTCTCCATAGCCAGTGGCATTCTTCTGAAACGTACGCTATGGCGGCCTATGCTGACCATGGCTTTTTTCTTTGGATTATTTCAAGCCATCATGCCACTCCTCGGGTGGATAGGCGCCATCACATTCAGCCATCTGATAGAGAGTCTGGATCATTGGATCGCTTTCGCCATTCTTGCTTTTCTGGGCGGACGCATGGTCAGAGAGTCTTTCAAGGACGAAGATTGCAAAAAAGAATACGACCCGAAAAGCTTGAAAGTTGTGCTCGCATTAGCCGTTGCAACCAGTATTGATGCATTGGCCATTGGAGTCTCATTTGCATTTCTGGGTATGCGTGATTTCTCAGAAATACTCCCTCCTATTTCTATCATCGGTTTTGTATCTTTCGCCATGTCTCTTATAGGATTACTATTCGGTATCCGCTTTGGATGCGGCATTGCACGAAGACTACGGGCAGAACTCTGGGGAGGTATTATCCTGATTATCATCGGAACCAAAATATTAATAGAACACTTGTTCTTTAGTTAA
- a CDS encoding FAD:protein FMN transferase, producing MEKKAQRNFLWIALLVLGTIWILARHNRTQPYYTINGLIFGTVYNITYQYDGDLKVEIDEELKRFDGSLSPFNDTATITRINRNEDIVPDTFFTNVFRRSMEISKETDGAFDITVAPLANAWGFGFKKGAFPDSAMIDSLLDITGYTKVTLSNEGKVVKQDERMMLSCSAVAKGYAVDVIAQFLAKKGIKNFMVDIGGEIVAQGENPKKDLWRIGINKPVDDSLSINQELQTVLNVTGVGIATSGNYRNFYYKDGKKYAHTIDPRTGYPVQHNILSATVIAKDCMSADAYATAFMVMGLEEAERFADAHPDIDACFIYTDEKGELQTYYTKGMKRFITSD from the coding sequence ATGGAAAAGAAGGCACAGAGAAATTTCTTATGGATTGCCCTGCTTGTATTGGGAACAATCTGGATACTTGCACGTCACAACCGTACGCAACCTTATTATACAATAAACGGATTGATATTCGGCACGGTTTATAATATAACCTATCAGTATGATGGTGACTTGAAAGTTGAAATTGACGAAGAATTGAAGAGATTTGACGGCTCTCTGTCCCCCTTTAATGATACGGCCACAATTACGCGAATCAACCGCAACGAGGATATTGTACCGGACACTTTTTTCACGAATGTATTCCGTCGTAGTATGGAAATTTCCAAAGAAACGGATGGTGCATTCGACATTACGGTTGCCCCATTGGCCAATGCCTGGGGATTTGGTTTCAAGAAAGGCGCATTTCCTGATTCGGCCATGATAGATAGTCTACTGGACATTACGGGATATACCAAAGTAACCCTATCCAATGAGGGAAAGGTCGTGAAGCAGGATGAACGCATGATGCTATCATGTAGTGCCGTTGCTAAAGGATATGCCGTAGATGTAATAGCACAATTTCTCGCAAAGAAAGGCATTAAGAATTTCATGGTAGATATAGGTGGAGAAATTGTAGCCCAGGGAGAAAATCCAAAGAAAGATTTGTGGCGCATCGGTATCAATAAACCGGTAGATGATTCGCTATCTATCAATCAGGAATTACAAACGGTACTGAATGTAACGGGTGTGGGTATTGCTACTTCAGGTAATTACCGTAATTTCTATTATAAGGATGGAAAGAAATATGCGCATACCATAGACCCAAGAACGGGATATCCGGTACAACACAACATCTTATCCGCCACGGTAATAGCCAAAGATTGTATGAGTGCTGATGCTTATGCTACCGCTTTCATGGTGATGGGATTGGAAGAAGCCGAACGGTTTGCCGATGCCCACCCGGATATTGATGCCTGCTTTATCTACACGGACGAGAAGGGAGAACTTCAAACATACTATACGAAAGGGATGAAAAGGTTTATAACAAGTGATTAG